The region TAGACAATACTACAGTTTCGTGGGGATTGTAATAAGAGGCTCACACAGTTTATTGgccatatgtgtatttgttaatatgtttttatctccccttttctagGATTCTGAtagtgatagcgatgataatgactcGCAACCCCATAGTAAGCGGAGAATGGGAGTTGTTCGACCTGGTCGTCCCCTGACCTTCAAGCGTAGAGCCAAAATCCTATTCAAAACTCTAATGGATTATATGACAGAAGATGGTCGGCAGCCTATTGTGGCTTTCATTGAGAAGCCAGACAAGAGAGATTACCCAGATTATTATGAGGTAcagatattttctatattttaatgATTCCTGCGGTGGACCAATGAAGGAATTTAAATTTCTTTCAAATATCCCTGTACACTCTCACCTCGCTTTAACTAACAAAAGGGAGGCTGATTGACTGTAGTTACCGAAGCTATGGCTAATATTAGAAATTGCATTACAAAGGAAAGAACAATAAtacaattctgttttttttttagcatctTATCTGAGATAAatacattattacatatttcAGAGCATATCtactgtttgtatatgtaaaacaTTTTTTAGATTATTCCTCATACACCTACATCACAGATGCACCACTTTATAACTTCCTGATCAACTCAAATTTTTATTCTCCTGTTATATTTGCCCTTTCCCACTTTTCTACTCATCCCCCAGTTGCCATAATTATGCAATCACAGTGCAGCTCATCACTGGGCTGCAAGCGAGGCCAGACAGCATGTGTAGGTGTACTATCCCTACACTTCATTTAGGATAGTAGGATCACCTGTCTTGAATACAATCAAGACTTCCTCATCTTCCCAATGGGGATCTCAATTCTGGTGTGGCATCTGTGCCGAGGTGGGCATACTGTTGCCTAGTTCCTTTCATGGAAGGGCCTAGGAGAGGTCCACTGAAAAGTCTCTTCTGTACTGCTTAAGGTGGTACAAAAGTCATCAAGGATGTCATCTGATCCCCAATGCTAACACCCTTCATGTCACCATTGTAATCTGCTACAACCAATGGTTTCTCCCCATCCAAGTCAGTGGTATGGACTGTTGACATTCCTATTTAGTGTACATGTAGAAACATGAGCTGTATCCAGCCACTGAACTGGTACTAGCAGAAAGCATAAAGGATTTCAACCAGAGCCTCATGCTCTTGCTTAAGCTTGTTAATGGCTCATTGACTACAATATCCCTCACAGCACAAAGCTTGAGTTGTTAAGGGTGTAAAAGACTGGTTGGAGCTTTCACATCCTTCCCTCCAGGAGTGGAGCTCTGTCCTCCATGTTGGCAAAGTGAAGGCGAGTTGTGACGTGGTTAAacctatccctatatatatatatatatatatatatatatatatatatatatatatagatatagatatatatatatatatatatttaggtatgtatgtagtttTAAACATGCCGTGGCTCCGTACCTACTCCTCAAGGGTAAATCGACAactcgggggaggtgggcctcCCCCTAGGAAACTCACTGGCAGCATCacgaataaatggatatgctaggGTGCTGTCCCTCcagcaaatgtatataaatataaatatatatatatatttatatatattatatatatttatatatatatttatatatatatttatatatatatatttatatatatatatttatatatatatttatctatatactccCTTTCTGacaggtcacgtctatagacatgaaaacaaacagctcgaaatgtggcgtgcggcggtacgccgcggcggcgcgccacaGCACtctgaggcagtgattcggcttgatgtatcgaattcccgcactcaaagtcggagcattgccattgattttttttagttttctacactcGTCACcaagggttaaatatatatatatacatatatatatatatatatatatatatatatatatatatatatatatatatattcaaattatatatattgacacaaatacatgtacacaaagatgaaaggaaaacagccacagtaagaaatggatATGAATCATAACGTATCAAACTCGTcttgagttcctcttcagatgaataatataccaaaatggatacaaggagagaattttgacaagaatatatagtgtgAAACAGaatgaacaagagctgaatcaggtctcaggaggagggtcaaggttgaACAGTCTACGGAAGACTTTGCTAGTTAACGAggaagtaaggtcatccaagccccaatgACTAGCACTTAAGTTAAAGTTTAATTTTTTGTagttaatagagattctaacattttccttttgcacgaattagctgatttatgaattaatttagcgttttccagttaagctgatgACCATCATCACACAAataaacgaaacacgcatttgaatctctggcatatgtAACATCACGCTTATGTTCACTGATTCTGTTCTGAAAAGCTCAACTGGTCTTGCCTATGTAAAATTTGGGACAATCCTTACTGGGTAAAGTATAAATACCGGAAGAAGTTTCAAGAGCATggctagtcgcattgtgcttaaccaaagtattacccAACGTGTTTAGatatgtaaaaacaatgtcaattccggCGCCTTTAAACAAATGTCATTTATCAAAGGActggttatacggaatgattaagagattattgtcaatatcctgttgagtattacgggaatgagtataaaatttccctCTCACAGACAAATGTGCCTGATTTAATATAAATTGAGGATACCcaaatttcgaaaacgtttcaaatatgacgtcgagTTCTCATAAttaaattcagtatcacaaacCCTATATACCCTgatgtcgagaaaaggtaatttacctgacttttcccattctactttaaaatgaatagacactaatttcttaccgtgcttcggcaagtttctaaccttatccatgaaatccaataaatgtttgatatgactatcagtCAATGACCccattaaaggaaataaaatgctcgctagccaagagtctaaaggacagGTAACTTAGTTGCAATACTAAaaaataggccttagagggatgccctgtttgtgagttttaggaaggccataaaaaaacGGAATAGAGGGATTAACCATTCTAAAGCGATAAAAAAATTTGGGGtcaggacatttagcagcaatatgTCTGAGGTTTTTACAAAATGATTctgtgactgatgggtaagggttacagtgcagtttttgatacgttgagttgtCGTTCAGGACGGAATAAGCTTTgcttatataaacaaatttattaaGGATAACTATGTTATTACccttgtcggctttggtaattataatgtcctaATTTCATgtaagtgatttggtggccaaaaaataacgtcggggtaagaACTTGAAAttgtcaaataaatcaagaatcagATTTAACATAAAACTTTTAAGGTTGCTAAGATCTTTTAACAaggatttgttttgctttgcaatgaaactatcaagacctttaatataatctaaacaatgattagcgccTGGTTTGGTtgcaaacgataaaccaaagcctaaaagttTGGTTTCTTAATGTGACAGAGAATAAGGTGATAGAATTTACACCACGTGCTACGTGAACAAATATTATCGagtttattaatttcttactctgccggttttcctttcatatatatatatatatatatatatatatatatatatatatatatatatatatatatatatatatatatatatatatatatatatatatatatatagtttatgcatGGCCTGGCTCCATGCTAACTCACCCCCCAGGGGTTAATGGGCAGCTGGGGgtaggtgggccttgccagtcctcctccccccaagAAACTCACTGACAGAGtcatgaataaatggatatgctggagtgctgtccctcctacccagctaGTGGGTCTTATTGAGAGGGCAAATGCTGGGTTGCAGGATGGGAGTGAGAGGTTTGTGGAGCAAAGCCCAAGGGCAACCCTATAGGCCTTACAGCCTgccaccccctttatttggggcagtgttggtgggggtggcagaggtggcgtctaCCTGGTGCGACTacctgaggcttaacctcaggcaagctatcagagtaggcgcttggaacatccagtccttgtgGCAGGAAGAGGTTTACCCTTGCCATCAAGAGAACTGAAGCAGCTGGAAGTTGGGGTGGCTGCCCTCTCAAAGGTGAAAAGACCTAGCAGCAACATGattagtatgggtgggtacacctacaaATGGTCAGCACATGGTGATggccatcatctccagggagtagccctaGCCATCTCCAACATACTTCAACCCTGGGTAAtagaggtaacaccagttgatgagcatatAATGGCATTGATATTGAAGCattcttttggcttcatgtctcttatagCTGTGTACACACCTTCTTATGTTTGTGTTTGGcttagtattttgagcagctgtaccaggtagaccctccaacagctagtttggatgcaagtggtatcacaatacctttgccagacccacccatcagcaaggaacctcctacccaaACTGAGGTTAGGGAGGCAAACTCTAAGGTGAAAtatgggaaagctgcaggcatttCAGATCCCTACTGAACCATTATGGAGTCAGCATTAGTCAACACAAACGGCTCCTCTTGTGTCCATAGCCCGGACAAGGCTCAGCTTTACACATCAGACTTATCCTTATGCCCTACTGAACTGCTAAAAGCTggaggtgaacctatggcacatggcttgcatacagtcttgattGGCACCTGGCAatctggttccattccctcttacctgttgaggggcatgtcatatctctctggaaggggaaaggggatcactgGGACTAGTAACTACTGTGGCATCATACTGCTCatcataccaggcaaggtttttgcccacattatTCTGAAATGGATCTGTGACCACCTACTAGGGTACCAGAGACAGGAGCAATCTGCATTTACACCTGGCAAGTTCACAATAGACCGTATTCTAGTGCATTGAGTCATTTTGGAACACCATCGTGAGTTAGGTTGTgggctgcttaaaaaaaaaaaaaaaaaagttcttttacTTTGAAGGTTTAGCTAGCATTCCTCTGTTCCTCACAAAGGAGTCACAGTTGACATGTGACTCTTAACCCCTTGGTGCAAGTTGGTTCATAGTATCACATGTAGTGACAGGACTCTATGCCTTCCCTTTGCaatgctattttctctttttatgcacaATTTTTTCTAGCGTTTATGCCATTTTCTTGTTCCatttttgtcatttgatttgcattatccagatggtaatagacttttgtttgcacagactccatatcatctctccagATGGTCTATAAAAAATGAAAGTatttaacattttgttatttgtctttttatttataatatatattctttgtagtACAACCTGTTCTGTTGGTCATGGCAGCCAGGAATgtgatgctgagcatggaaatgacGTCCTCTATGGAATTTGCTCTTCCATTAATGGGTCACAATCATTACATTCTAAActtgtttattgatggaaataatgctgcaaaagcccctttctaaatgccatatgagtctaatcaccctctgAGCTTAGTGCACTCGTTGCAAGTCTTCCCTGTCACCCCAACcttcacatgcatatttatacactgcgtgcgtgcgtgcgtgcgtgcgtgcgtgcgtgcgtgcgtgcgtgcgtgcgtgcgtgcgtgcctgtgtgcgtgtgcgtgcgtgctgtgtgcgtgtgcgtgtgcgtgtgcgtgtgcgtgtgcgtgtgcgtgtgcgtgtgcgtgtgcgtgtgtgtgtgtgtgtgtgtgtgtgtgtgtgtgtgtgtgtgtgtatatgtttatttttatacattatacaaatttttgtctatacttatatatatgtatatatatacatatgcatatatgtatacatacatatatataagtatagacataaatttgtattaatgtatacaaatatacatatataaatatatacttgtacataaatgttatatatatacataaatttgtttatatatgtataatgatttataatatatatatatatgtataaatatatatatatgtataaatatatatatatgcataaatacatatacatatacctatatatgtatatttatttatttttttatttatatatatgtatcatatgtatgtatatatatacatatatatatatatatatatatatatatatatatatataaataaacatacatatatatataaatataaatacatttatacatatgtatataaacatacacatatataaatatatatacatatatacatatatacatttatacatatataccttatatgtgttatatatatatatatatatatatatatatatatatacactatatatatatatatatatatatgtatatatatatatatatgtatatatatatgtatatatatatgtatatatatataatatatatatatatatatatatatatatgtgtatatgtatatgtatatgtatatatacatatatatatatatgtatatgtatatgtatatgtatatgtatatatacatatatatatatatatgtatatgtatacgtatatgtatatgtatatatacatatacatatacatatacatatatatatatatatatatatatatatatatatatttatatatatatgtatatgtatatgtatatgtatatgtatatatatgtatatgtatatgtatatatacatatatatatatatatatatatatatatatatatatatatatataggtatatgtatatgtatatatatatgtatatatatatatatatatatatatatatatattcaaatatatatataatacagtagttttagaaattatgataatggtagttctgatgataatagtattcaaAATGTTTCTGTAAAATTCAAGGGATTGGGTAACTGAACATTTATGAAGCATTGCATGTTATTTCAACTTAGCACAGTACACAGTTttgtaggtattttttttttttttttttttttttttttttttttttttttttttttttacatttccactAAGTTTATCCCCTTAATTCAGTGTCTGTATAGTGTCTATCAGCAAGCTTTACCATAATGACTTGTTTAACAGGTGATTGTGCAGCCCATTGATATGGAGACAATTGAGAGcaagataaagggggaaaaatatgCAAGTGAGGAAGAGTTGGTTGCAGATTTCAAGTTGATGTTCAGTAACTGTCAGAAGTATAATGAAGATGGATCACTCATCTACTCCGATGCTACAACTCTTGACAGGGTAAGACTTTACTTGAGGCATTCTTTCAGAGGATTGGTATTTCTTTTTTCAACCTCAAAGAaaactcatattattattataagttgatTGCTTAGAGGACAAGTTAGAGtaattagaaatatataaaaaagaatatgctttaaaaaaatgtatgaatacataaacacatgtatatatattaatgtgtatatatgtgtgtgtgtgtgtgtgtgtgtgtgtgtgtgtgtgtgtgtgtgtgtgtgtgtgtgtatacttatatacttatatatgtatatatatatttatatatatatatattatatttgaatatatttagatatatatatatatatatatttatttaaaaatacacattcgcatacatatctacatatctacatatgtatgtatatataaagatatagctacacacacacacacacacacacacacacacacacacacacacacacacacacacacacacacacacacacacacacacacacacacacatatacacatatactcatatacacatatacacatatacgcacatcacacacacatatacacacatatacacacatcacacacacatatacacacatcacacacacatatacacacatcacacacacatacacacacatcacacacacacatcacacacacacatcacacacacacatcacacacacacatcacacacacacatcacacacacacatcacacacacacatcacacacacacatcacacacacacatcacacacacacatcacacacacacatcacacacacagatacacacacacatatacacacacatatacacacacacatacacacacacacatatacacacacacatatacacacacatatacacacacatatacacacacacatataaacaccacacacacatatacacacacacatacacacttcacacacacatatacacacatatacacacatacatacatacacatacatacatacatgcacatacacacatacatgcacatacacacatacatgcacatacacacatgcacatacacacatgcacatacacacacatacactcacacatacacacacacatacatcgaacacacacacacacacacacacacacacacacacacacacacacacacacacacacacacacacacacacacacacacaaacacacactcacacactcacacactcacacactcacacactcacacacacacacacacacacacacacacacacacacacacacacacacacacacacacacacacacacatatacacatatactcatatacacatatacacatatacgcacatcacacacacatatacacacatatacacacatcacacacacatacacacatcacacacacatatacacacatcacacacacatacacacacatcacacacacacatcacacacacacatcacacacacacatcacacacacatcacacacacacatcacacacacacatcacacacacagatacacacacacatatacacacacatatacacacacacatacacacacacacatatacacacacacatatacacacacatatacacacacacatatacacacacacacatatacacacaccacacacacatatacacaccacacacacatatacacaccacacacacatatacacacacacatacacacttcacacacacatatacacacatcagacacacatatacacacatacatacatacacatacatacatacatgcacatacacacatacatgcacatacacacatacatgcacatacacacatgcacatacacacatgcacatacacacacatacactcacacatacacacacacatacatcgaacacacacacacacacacacacacacacacacacacacacacacacacacacacacacacacacaacacacactcacacactcacacactcacacactcacacacacacacacacacacacacacacacacacacacacacacacacacacacacacacacacaaatacacatacacatacacatacacatacacatacacatacacacacatacacacacatatacacacacataaaacacacatacacacacatacacatacaaacatatatacatatatacacacatacacacacatacacacacagagacacatacacacacatgccaacacatacacacatatacacacacatgcacacacatatgcacacacatatgcacacatatgcacacatatgcacacatatgcacacatatgcacacatacacacacacacatacacatatgcacacacacatatgcacacacatatgcacacacacatatggagacccacatatgcacacacatacatcacacatactgatgtatgtgtgatgtatgtgtttgcatacatcacacacacacaaagatttacacatacacacacatacacacatacacacacatacacatatacacatacacacatatatacacacatacacatacacatacatcacacatacacatacacatacatcacacacacgtcacacacagacacacacacatatttacacacacacatatttacacacacatatttacacacacacacacacacacacacacatacatacacacacacacacacacacacacacacacacacacacacacacacacacacacacacacacacacacacacacatacacacacatacacacacacacacatactcacacacacacgcacacacacacacacacacacacacacacacacacacacacacacacacacacacacacacacacacacacacacacacacacacacacacaacacacacatacacacacacacacacacacacacacacacacacacatacacacacacacacacacacacacacacacacacacacacacacacacacacatacacgcacacatacatacacatacatatatatgtatatagaatataaatgttgatctatttacttatttgtttacacacacacacacacacacacacacacacacacacacacacacacacacacacacacacacacacacaaacacacacacacacacacacacacacacacacacacaagcatacacacaagcatacacacacacacacacacatacacacacacacacacacacacacacacacacacacacacacacacacacacacacacaagcacaacacacagcacagacacacaagcacacacacacagcacacacacacacacacacacacacacacacacacacacacacacacacacacacacacacacacacacacacacacacacacacacacacacacacacacacacacacacacacacacacacacaaatacacatacacatacacatacacatacacacacatacacacacacatacacacacatacacacacacataaaacacacatacacacacatacacatacaaacatatatacatatatacacacatacacacacatacacacacagagacacatacacacacatgccaacacatacacacatatacacacacatgcacacacatatgcacacacatatgcacacatatgcacacacatatgcacacatatgcacacatatgcacacatacacacacacacatacacatatgcacacacacatatgcacacacatatgcacacacacatatggagacccacatatgcacacacatacatcacacatactgatgtatgtgtgatgtatgtgtttgcatacatcacacacacacaaatatttacacatacacacacatacacacatacacacacatatacacatatacacatacacacatatatacacacatacacatacacatacatcacacatacacatacacatacatcacacacacgtcacacacacacacacacacacatatttacacacacacacatatttacacacacacatatttacacacacacatattacacacacacacacacacacacacacacacacacacacacatacacacacacacacacacacacacacacacacacacacacacacaca is a window of Penaeus chinensis breed Huanghai No. 1 unplaced genomic scaffold, ASM1920278v2 CTG_7653, whole genome shotgun sequence DNA encoding:
- the LOC125024861 gene encoding protein polybromo-1-like; translated protein: MGVVRPGRPLTFKRRAKILFKTLMDYMTEDGRQPIVAFIEKPDKRDYPDYYEVIVQPIDMETIESKIKGEKYASEEELVADFKLMFSNCQKYNEDGSLIYSDATTLDRVLMEKIQELNQVDTSSGKGKSIKRNKYNQYISNTKNMKALYNSVRDFRDSEGRQLSEVFLKLPSKSLYPDYYEVRYFPMLNVCKI